The region CTCGCAGATGCGTCTCGGTGATCTCGTAGAACGTTCGCATCCAGATCGACTGGATCAGAACGCCAGTCAACAATAACAGAACTATTGCGAAGTAGGGCGATCCGGGAATGAATGCGGAGACCAAGCCCAGTCCGAAACTGGCGATGGCCATACCAGCCAAAAGGACAGAGATTCCAAGGTCAACTTGCGCAGGGAAGCGTGTTGTTTTGATCATGCGAATCATCTGATTCGAGGTACACTTCGGTTCGTTTACGTACTTGCCGAAGTGCTATTCGCTATCCTCGCGTCAATCTTGGCTTTTCGCTCATAGATTGGGATCGATCAGCGTTCCGACTTGTTCGCCGCGGACGGCCTTCTGGATATTGCCGTCGGTCTTAAAGTTAAAAACCAGGATCGGCATGCCATGTTCGCGACATTGGCTAATGGCAGTGCCGTCCATAACACGTAGGTTTTCGGCAACAACCTGATCGAAGCCAAGCGTGCGATAGAAGACAGCGTGAGGATTCTTTTCGGGATCGTCACTGTAGACGCCGTCGACCCGAGTGGCTTTCATCAGGATATCGGCTTCCAGTTCTAATGCGCGTTGCGCTGCAGCCGTGTCGGTGGTCACGAATGGACTTCCGGTGCCGGCTGCGAGGATGACGATTCGTCCCTTTTCCAAATGACGGGAAGCCTTACGACGAATGTA is a window of Bremerella sp. TYQ1 DNA encoding:
- the pyrH gene encoding UMP kinase, with translation MSDTPESNTKYKRIILKLSGESFSRAGERGIAMDEVVSISQQVQQASQLGCQIAVVIGGGNILRGGQFKNESASIQEATAHYMGMLATVINGLALQDALESLGMSTRLMTAIHMHGVAEPYIRRKASRHLEKGRIVILAAGTGSPFVTTDTAAAQRALELEADILMKATRVDGVYSDDPEKNPHAVFYRTLGFDQVVAENLRVMDGTAISQCREHGMPILVFNFKTDGNIQKAVRGEQVGTLIDPNL